GAAAAAGGGAAGCTACACTATTGCCAATTTACGGTAGATTTCAGAATTAATTAGACACTGCAAATCGGCGAGGTTTCCAACTGCGCCGATGCGGTGCGGTTTTCACCCGCACCTACCGGGGAGTGAAAGTGTCTATTTATTTTTAGAATTTACCATAGTTATCACCCAATTCACAGTCCCGTTAGATCTAGAATCGAAATCAAAAAGTAGAAATAAAAAAAGCAGGGAATGGTCTTCCCTGCTTTTTTTATGATGCATTCGGCAATATATCGCGACCTACATACCACCCTGCTGCGCCTCTTCGGCTTGCTGTTTCTTAGCGTCCGGATTGTCGTTAGGATCTTTATCGGAGGTGCCGGCTTCCTGTTCGACATAGAACTTGAAGCCATCGCCATCCTGGTCCAGATCATACTGACGGACAATCTGCTCAGCCTCGCGGTAGTATTTGCCTTCTTTGTCTATACTCATGTAAGCCTTGAAGCTTTCGTAGGCTTTCTCAAACTCACGGACAGCGCGAAAACAAACGGCTTGCTGATACACCGCTTCATCCCGCCAAGTAGATTCGGGGGCTTTTGTTAGCATATCCTCAAAAGCAGCGATTGCACGCTGATACTGCCCGTCTTTTTGATACAGATCGCCAATCCGAAACAGTGCATCTGCAGCATGGAACTTTTTGTATGACAGATTTTCTGCCAATTTACGGTAAGCGGCAATTGCAGCCGGATAGTTTCTCATCTTTACCCAACCAGATCCGATGTTCTGGAAATTCTGGGCGATACGGTCTGCGTACCCCGCGACATACAAGTCACTTGGGAGTACCTTCCGTCCCGCTTGGATGTAGTCGAGCGCCTTCTGGTTTGTATACTTTTTAATGTCAGCCTGATCTTGAGCAATCTCTGTCAGGGTTGTTTCTGTCTCCTTCAGCAAGGTTTCTGCATCGGAGGCTTCGTAGGAATCTGGAAACTTTTCAATGACTTTGATATACGCGGGCCATCCGCCTATGTAGTCATAGAGTTCATAAAAATAGATATTGCCAACTTGGAACTGGGCTTGGGGTGCCAGTCGATGTTCAGGAAACTCTGTGACCACTCGTTCAAACTGCTTAATTGCCTCTTCAGAATTACCAAGTGTTTGGTAAGCCCGTGCTTCATCGTAAAGTGCACGTACGGCTTTATCTCTACTATCTTCTGCTTGTTGGTTGTACAGTTCTATGTCTTCGGGCGCAGTAGCTTCCTTCGCACGCATGGCTAAATCTTTGCTGAGGGGAGCGTGGTTTTGATAGGTACGCCTATTGTCTTTGATAACTTGACGATTTTTACGAATATCAGCAATACCACTCTTTGCGCGACCCCCTAGGAAGCCGGAAGGGGCGATGTCTACAATGGCTTGATAATGCTCTGTAGCTTTATCCCATTCAAAACGTTTTTTGTAGATTGCCGCTCCTTGGAAATGTGAATAGGTTGCATACTTTCCAGTTGGATCTTGTGCGATAATTTCGAGATACCCTGCAAGTGCGGTATCATACAGTTCTTTCCGTTTGGCGAGGTCTGCTTTTCTATTTTCCGGTGTATCCGCGCGAATGGTCATACCTTGAGCTTGCTCAAATTTACGGTCTGCATTTTGGACCTTTACACTTAACGGCATGACGTTTGCACAACCGGTAATCACCGCCGCTATCATTACAAGCGCGATACAATAGGAAAGGTTTACAAAACAGCGATTCATGGTTATTCCTCCTAACTGTACTATATTGGTGGATTAGCAGGATTCTCAAGAATCCTGTTTGAAGTTTTGCATCATTATAATCGTTTTACAAAAAATTGTCAACAATCATTTTGAATGTTCCGAGAAAGAGATCAATATCGTTGGAATAATCTGACAGTATACACGGGAATTTCAATAGCTCAGTTGTGTTGTGAAATTAATGAAGATCTCCCCGGACTGATCTATCTGCGGCACTGTCTTGGGCAAAGTATTGAATCGAATCCTTTCGACATATCGTTTGGCTTGTTCTTTGAGTCGAACCTCGCCTACTGTCGTTAGAAAACCGGGCTTCACTCGCACATCATACACCGTGCCATCCGGTTTCACCTTGAAGCTAATCTGGACGCCTCCACCTTGTTTACCTTGTGTCTGAATGGGCTTTCCCAAGCGATAGCCGCGTCCGCTGACTTCACCAGAAATTTCAAACTCGAAGCCAACACCATCAGTAACGTTACTTTGCCCGGTATGGGCCACGTTTCCTGTAGACACCTGCTTGGTCAAGCTGTGTCCGCGTTCCCCTTTATGTTTGAACCGATCCGTATCTCGAACGCCTCGACGCGCTGGGGCACTGTAGTGTCCTTCCTCATCAACCCGTGGTTTCTCTCGGACCCTTGCGTTCGTTGCCTCCAAATCGTCGAGCAGCGTCTGATTTCGTCCTTTTACAGAGGCTGCGCCTAACGCCAAACGGTTCGGATCTTGGTCGGTAGTCCGCGCTAGGGCTTGGGCGGGTAAGCCACCCGATGGGCCGCCAGGATTTAGGTAGCGTTGAACATTATGATCGGATTGGATTGGTGGCAATTCGGTGGGGATTTCAGGTTGGCGCGTCGGCAGAATAGCGATAGGAATTTCCTCTTCCATACGCTTCTGCTCCGGTTCATTTATCAGAATGTCTACAGTTATGGCGGTGTCTTCAACCTTAGGCACAGGTTTTGTATAGGCTGCCATAGCTAACACCAGAATCAGGACCAGATGTTCGACGATTGCAATCCCGAAAAAAGCGCTGAGTTTAACTTCACCTCGCGTGTTCATCAGTTTGCCTCCTCTTGGATCAAACGCTCAATATCTTCAAATCCGTCTCGAAATAGCTTGTGTTCTTCAGCGATAAGAAAGCGGACCAGAGACATACCGTGTCTTTCCAGTTCTGTTAAAAAGAGCTGCACCTTGCTGTTAAAATAGTAGTACGCAACATATGTTGGTAGCGCGATCATTAACCCAGCGGCTGTTGTGATTAAGGCTTGGGAGATCCCAGCAGCAATCTCACTCGACTGTCCCACCTGCCCTTCCACCTCATAAAGGTTGCCAAATGAGGCGATCATACCGAGAAATGTGCCGAGTAAGCCTATATATATTGCAACGGCAGATAACATTCCCAAAATATGGAGGTATCGCGTCAATTTCGGTTTTTCGCCATTGATGGATAAACGGAGGACCCGTTTAAGCGTTTCCTCATCGGCGTTTCTGTGTTCTATTCCGGCGCGAAGAATATTTGTCAAAGGACCCGGGCGCCTCTCACACATCTGGATTGCGATTTCAGGATTGCCCTGTACAAGTTCGTGATAGATGCTACGGGTCACAAACTGTGATGGGATGACTCGTTCACGACGCAGATGATAGATCCGTTCCATAATAATCGCGTGTGCACAGATTGAACAACCAATCAGGGGAATGAGAAGGATCCCACCCCCACTCAACTGCTCTAATCCTGAAATAATCATCTCGATCGGATTCGCCATGATAGGTCTGTTCTCCCAGCCTGCTGCAAAGCGGTCAAAATTTTAACTCAATCCCAAAATCAAAATTACGCTGCGAAAGTTCATACAACTCCAATAGACGATACTCTCCAATCGCAAACGCTCCACCGACAAAGACATCAAAGTTTCCAATTGTTTTGCTCAGTTTAGGTTGCAACAGAAGATAACTCTTCAATGGGTCACCGGGCGTCATATCGACATATCTAGGTCCCCGCAATTCGGCTTTAAGCGCGACATGGAACTCTGATGGGAGATGATACACCGCATCCATATCAATGCGATCCGCTGCCCTGTAAGGAATTCTTGGATCCGTGTTGGTCTCTGAAATCCCAGCCGTGTCGTGAAGCTCATGCGTGTACTGAAACCGCAGGTCAAGGCGGTCAACAATGCGAGCGGAGATAAGCAGCTGCCCGCCGTAGATTGACGCATCAATGTTTATTGGCTGCACACCAATATTTTCGAGATGTTCCTTCAGAGTCATCAGGATAACAAGGTCGTCTGTCTGCTTTGCGAAACCGGATAGATTCACTTCAAACTTTGCACCGCGATGATACTTTAAGGTTATTTTTCCATTCCAAGCCTTTTCTGGACGAAGGCGCGGGTTGAAGCTGATATAATCTGTGTCAAAGTAAAGTGTTGACAATCGGTGCCGGGCAATTGTCCGAGATCCTTCAAGTCGGATCAACCAATGTTTGTCAAGATGGGTTGTCAACGCAAGAGATGGGTACAGCGGTAAGTTTAGTTTATCCGCACCAGTTTCAACGTCAGTCTGTTCAGATGTGTCCGTCATGTTTAACTGCGAGTCCGTCTTATCTTCACCAGTTTCAATGTCAGCCTCTTGAGGTGTATCTGCCATGTTTAATTGCGGATCTGCCTCGCCCTCGCCAGTTTCAGCATCGGGCTGTTGAGGTGTGTCTACCATGTCGAACTGCGCGTCCGCTCTATCTTCGACCGTGTCGTCGTGTTCACGAAAACTAACCCCTTCTAAGCCGATACTCAAGACAAAGGGTCCAAATGGCGAGAACTCATCGCGGGCATACAGTCGAGCGATTATCTCTTCAGCATCTCCTGCGGAAAAATATTCCACGTTACCGCCGGCGTGAATTGGGTTCAGGAAGGGCCACGAAAGCGCCATATCAAAGTTAAGACGCAGATCCGCTACTTCATCCCGTGGCTCAGACCCATCGTGGTCAATACGGAGTAGCGTCGTATCGAGATTCAATGTTGACCACGTTGTTTCGGAAATCTGCTGTTGCCAATTCAGATCGGAGCGAAAAAGGCTCAAATCCTTCTGAGGGTTTGGATCTCCTTCCGTAGCTGGGAACCACTCCAAGGCTTTGAGATTTAGTCCAAAATCAAGGGAGATTTTGCTCAACTCCTGATACTCGTGACTTAATCCGCCGCGGATCCCGTCAAGATTATAATCTCCTCGCTCTTTGGTCCGTGCATTACCAAGTTGCTGCCGGTTCAGGTGGAGGAAACCGTATGTCTGCTTCGTGTGTCCCGCGAAAAGCACCTGATAGATTAATGATTCTGGTAAACTTGGATAAGCATTGAGGTGAAAACTATAGTTCTTCGGTGGTGGATCGGTGGGCTTAACAGCTTTTTGGGGCGTAGTAGTGGGCGGTAGATTCCAGAGACGTTCTTTGGGATATAGTGCGATGGCGTGAATTAGTTGGGGCACCAACGGGTCGCTAAAACGGCTGCGTGGCTCAAGCACGATTCGGGTGGTATCAATAATCTCTGCGATAACCTCGTCTGGAAGGTCCGATTCTAACTGTGTGTCCGATGATTCCTGTGTTTGGGCGGAAACTTGTGATAAACTGAGTAGAATGCAAAATGTAAAGCATAAAACATGGAAAGTATTAGATCGAACGTATTGCATAGAATGTTTTGCCCATCCTTCCATATGTTCATTCTGCTCTGTTTCTCTTTTGCTCATCCCTTTCATCCAAAATCACTTAAAAAGTTGTTGAAGTTGGTTCGTCGCATAATCGTATAGTGCATCCCATTTCTTCCGTTCCCCTGCATCCTGCACTTGTGGAACACTCGATTCATAAAACTCAATTGCATTTTCATACTCATCCTTCGCCTGATGGGTGTACGCTGCTTGGGCTAAGGTTTCACCGGCTTTGGCAAAGGCATCTGCGGCATAAACCGTCGCTTGGAATGCCCTATACGGATCATAATCCTTGTACAGGTAACGAATACGCAGATAGGTCGTGCCTGCATCTCTATCCTGCCCTATCTGTGAGTACGTTTCTGCCAAACGGAGCAGTCCATCAATTACAATGTCAACGGAGTATCGCTCCGTACCCCTTTCGCGAATTACATCATAAGCCTCGATGGCTTGCTGATATTCCTCTTGAGCACGATAGGTCTCCCCCAATGCCAACTGCGCCCACTGCGCTTGTTCCGAATCCGGGTAATCGTTTAGGAGACGATGGTATACTGCAACGGTTTGGTCCAATTCGCCCAACTCTTTGTAGCACTCACCAGCAACCAATAAGGCGCGCGGAACGTCAACGCTTTGCGGATATTTTTCAGGTACGGCAAGCAGCGCTTTCACAGCATTGCCAAGATTTCGACTCGGATTATTTTGATCGTACCAAGCGTAACCGATTTCATACGCTGCGGTGGCGGCGAAGTCACTCCGTGAGTCAACCCTTTCAAATGCCCCAATCGCTTGACGGTAGGATCCCAGCGCGATGTAGCATTTACCGATGTTGTACTGCGCTAACCACGCCGCTGGAGTTTCGGGATATTGGTTAATTGCATTCTGAAATTCGGCAATCGCTCGCTTATAGTCTTTTTGATCGTAGTAGTGGCGACCTATTTGGAGTTGAACATCTGAAGCGAGTTCACGGTTGGGATATTTCTGCGTCAGCGTTCGATACGCCTGTATTGCCTTCTCTTTTTGACCTAGATTTTCGTAAGCAGTTGCAATGCCATACTGTGCATCGTCCGCCCATTCACTTTTAGGGTGGTGTTGCAGAACCTTTTCGTAGGCGCCAATTGCTTCAGGATAATTCTGGAGGTTCAAAAAACTCTCCGCAATATAGTATTGTGCTTCTGGACGGAGATCGATGGCTTTTTCGGCACCCGCCTCGCGAATAGGGTTGGGATACTTGTTAACCACCCGTTGATATTCACGAATCGCTTGTGCGTACTTCCCTTGTTTGAAGTAGGCGTTGGCGATACCAAAAATCGCTCTTGGGACAAGCTGCGACCCAGGGTGTACCTTGAGCATTTCATTGAAAGCGGTGATTGCTTCGGGATATCTTTCTTGCTTATAAAACACCCATCCTGTCTGATACCGTGCGTTGTCGCCCCAATCGCTGCCGGGATAGTTAGAAAGAATTTGCTTAAAAGCCTGAATCCCGTCAT
Above is a genomic segment from Candidatus Poribacteria bacterium containing:
- a CDS encoding tetratricopeptide repeat protein, yielding MNRCFVNLSYCIALVMIAAVITGCANVMPLSVKVQNADRKFEQAQGMTIRADTPENRKADLAKRKELYDTALAGYLEIIAQDPTGKYATYSHFQGAAIYKKRFEWDKATEHYQAIVDIAPSGFLGGRAKSGIADIRKNRQVIKDNRRTYQNHAPLSKDLAMRAKEATAPEDIELYNQQAEDSRDKAVRALYDEARAYQTLGNSEEAIKQFERVVTEFPEHRLAPQAQFQVGNIYFYELYDYIGGWPAYIKVIEKFPDSYEASDAETLLKETETTLTEIAQDQADIKKYTNQKALDYIQAGRKVLPSDLYVAGYADRIAQNFQNIGSGWVKMRNYPAAIAAYRKLAENLSYKKFHAADALFRIGDLYQKDGQYQRAIAAFEDMLTKAPESTWRDEAVYQQAVCFRAVREFEKAYESFKAYMSIDKEGKYYREAEQIVRQYDLDQDGDGFKFYVEQEAGTSDKDPNDNPDAKKQQAEEAQQGGM
- a CDS encoding MotA/TolQ/ExbB proton channel family protein, with translation MANPIEMIISGLEQLSGGGILLIPLIGCSICAHAIIMERIYHLRRERVIPSQFVTRSIYHELVQGNPEIAIQMCERRPGPLTNILRAGIEHRNADEETLKRVLRLSINGEKPKLTRYLHILGMLSAVAIYIGLLGTFLGMIASFGNLYEVEGQVGQSSEIAAGISQALITTAAGLMIALPTYVAYYYFNSKVQLFLTELERHGMSLVRFLIAEEHKLFRDGFEDIERLIQEEAN
- a CDS encoding TonB-dependent receptor; translated protein: MSKRETEQNEHMEGWAKHSMQYVRSNTFHVLCFTFCILLSLSQVSAQTQESSDTQLESDLPDEVIAEIIDTTRIVLEPRSRFSDPLVPQLIHAIALYPKERLWNLPPTTTPQKAVKPTDPPPKNYSFHLNAYPSLPESLIYQVLFAGHTKQTYGFLHLNRQQLGNARTKERGDYNLDGIRGGLSHEYQELSKISLDFGLNLKALEWFPATEGDPNPQKDLSLFRSDLNWQQQISETTWSTLNLDTTLLRIDHDGSEPRDEVADLRLNFDMALSWPFLNPIHAGGNVEYFSAGDAEEIIARLYARDEFSPFGPFVLSIGLEGVSFREHDDTVEDRADAQFDMVDTPQQPDAETGEGEADPQLNMADTPQEADIETGEDKTDSQLNMTDTSEQTDVETGADKLNLPLYPSLALTTHLDKHWLIRLEGSRTIARHRLSTLYFDTDYISFNPRLRPEKAWNGKITLKYHRGAKFEVNLSGFAKQTDDLVILMTLKEHLENIGVQPINIDASIYGGQLLISARIVDRLDLRFQYTHELHDTAGISETNTDPRIPYRAADRIDMDAVYHLPSEFHVALKAELRGPRYVDMTPGDPLKSYLLLQPKLSKTIGNFDVFVGGAFAIGEYRLLELYELSQRNFDFGIELKF